The genomic DNA TCGTGACGCAGATCCGCACGAAGGCGTTCGTCGTCGGCCCGCATTCCCGCCCGGCGTTCCTGGCCTGGTGGCCGGGGTGCTGGTCTGGTTCGTCCTCGGGTACGCCTTCTTCGCCACCCTTTCGGCCTCGTTCGCCTCGCTGGTCTCGCGCCAGGAGGAGGTGGACACCGTGCTGACGCCACCGGTCATGACCGTCTTGGTCACGTGCTTCGTGGCCTTCTGCGCCACTGACGAGCCCACCGGCACGCTGGCCACGGTCATGTCGTACGTGCCGCCGTTCTCCTCGATGGTCATGGCGGTACGGGTGGCCGCGACCGAGGTGCCGCTGTGGCAGGCGGGGCTCTCGATCGCGGCGATGGTGGCGGCGGTGCTCGCGGCGCTGGCCTTCGGCGCCAAGGTGTACCAGCGGGCGGTGCTGCGGACGGGCGCCCGGGTCAAGCTCGGCGACGTGGTGCGCGTGCGGCAAATGGACGATCTCAAGCGGGCGCGGCGCCTCACCTGAAAGATGCTGATCATCGGCTTCGGCGTGTTGTGGTTGCTCATCGCGGTAGGAAGCGTGATCGCGGTCGGCGAGGGAATGCTTCCGTGCACGCCTCGTGCCCGAGTTGATCACCGCGGCCGCCCTCACCCGGCTCGGCTGGCGGCTCACCGAGGAGGTGATGGACCGCCCACCCCGTCAGGACGGTCGAGGATGGCGCGGATCTGCTCGGCCCGGTCGGGCTCGATTTCGAGGATCACGCTCGCCCTGACCTTCCTCGCAGTCACCCAGGCCGCCTTACCCGATGAATGCGGTGGAGCAGCGCGAAGCCGGCCCGGCCGGGCATCTGGCGCATGATCCGCTTGCTCCTGGTGTTCACGCCTTCTGTGCCGCTGTTGTGGAGGGGCACGGTGACGGCCGCGCGGACGGCGTCGCGGTCCTGGTCGAGGCCGCGGAATCCGTCACCACCGAATCCGCGACAGACCCCGTTCTTCTTACGGTCCGCACCCTCCAGCCGGATCTTCGGAGAGGTAGAGGTACGGGACTGAACCTCGCGCAGCAGATACCCCGCTGTGCCCGCAGGGGGCAAGGGTGCGGCCGGCACCGTGGTGTCGTCGGCTGTCAGGTGGTCGTTTCCTGGACGGCGGTGGTGGTGGCGGTGATGGCGCGGGTCAGGAAGCGGGCGATGATCTCGCGTTCGTCCGGGGTGAACTCGTCGATGGCGGCCGTCAGGTGGCGGCCGAGGGGGGCGAAGAAGCGGCCGGCCAGGCGGACGGCGGGCTCGTTCACGGCGATCTCGATCTTGCGGCGGTCCGTGGTGCTGCGGCGGCGTTCGACGTGGCCGGCCTGTTCGAGCC from Nonomuraea muscovyensis includes the following:
- a CDS encoding ABC transporter permease translates to MAGVLVWFVLGYAFFATLSASFASLVSRQEEVDTVLTPPVMTVLVTCFVAFCATDEPTGTLATVMSYVPPFSSMVMAVRVAATEVPLWQAGLSIAAMVAAVLAALAFGAKVYQRAVLRTGARVKLGDVVRVRQMDDLKRARRLT
- a CDS encoding MarR family winged helix-turn-helix transcriptional regulator — its product is MTQDAPPPTAYELMVAIRRLNMESDRFIERFAVLHGLHRTDLNALVVILDAANAGRHPTPGELGAALNLSPPATSALVNRLEQAGHVERRRSTTDRRKIEIAVNEPAVRLAGRFFAPLGRHLTAAIDEFTPDEREIIARFLTRAITATTTAVQETTT